A DNA window from Candidatus Sulfidibacterium hydrothermale contains the following coding sequences:
- a CDS encoding response regulator transcription factor: MKILVVEDEKELRERITFFLQQEGFVCEKADSYFTAEDKLAAFDYDVIILDITLPDGNGLDLLQKIKTKNNNTGIIIVSARDALDDKLHGLDLGADDYITKPFHLSELNARIRAVLRRRKFDGTRKLVFNEFQLFPEQREVFIHQKKLQLTPKEYEMLLYFVINKNRVLTRQSIAEHLWGDYMDMADRFDFVYTHLNNLRKKIKNAGGNDYIKTIYGIGYKMEAH, from the coding sequence ATGAAAATACTGGTTGTAGAAGATGAAAAAGAATTGCGGGAAAGAATCACTTTTTTCCTGCAACAGGAAGGTTTTGTCTGCGAAAAGGCAGATTCTTATTTCACGGCAGAAGATAAGCTGGCAGCTTTTGATTATGATGTCATTATCCTGGATATTACCCTGCCGGATGGCAACGGTCTGGATTTACTTCAGAAAATCAAAACAAAAAACAACAACACCGGTATTATCATCGTTTCGGCCCGTGATGCACTAGACGACAAACTCCACGGTCTTGACCTGGGAGCCGACGATTACATTACCAAACCGTTCCACCTTTCTGAGCTAAATGCACGTATCCGGGCCGTACTGCGCAGAAGAAAATTTGACGGAACGCGTAAACTCGTTTTCAACGAATTTCAATTATTTCCTGAACAACGGGAGGTTTTTATCCATCAAAAAAAACTACAACTTACCCCAAAAGAGTACGAAATGTTGCTCTATTTTGTGATTAACAAAAACCGGGTACTCACCCGGCAATCCATTGCCGAACATTTGTGGGGCGACTATATGGATATGGCCGACCGGTTTGATTTTGTTTATACCCACCTGAACAACTTGCGTAAAAAAATAAAAAATGCCGGAGGAAACGACTACATCAAAACCATCTACGGCATTGGTTATAAAATGGAAGCCCATTGA
- a CDS encoding AMP-binding protein: MTREKKILRLNTRAFDEAWHLQYAYTHLKENWSPAPWKKELMYFIIDWLSDTETITVQTSGSTGTPKKIRVDKKAMKASARMTLDFFDLKPGDKILLCLPVRYIAAKMMVVRAFTGQLDLYCIEPKLYPYSEWTPELHFAAMTPAQAEKLLETEEGTAFLNRIEKLLLGGSGLSLLLEEKLQTLQTKVWHSYGMTETLTHVALRKVNGPDKTTGFQPLPGVSLSQTPNGCLQITAPHIGVFDLETHDVVEFLPDGSFRMLGRTDNVINSGGVKLFPEQIEQKLSTRIQKPFYIGKQPDRLLGERPVLFIESEPWPENSILQLKKQMQEILKKIEIPDNIVFKTKFERTASGKIIR, translated from the coding sequence TTGACCAGAGAAAAAAAAATACTCCGCCTGAACACCCGGGCTTTTGATGAAGCCTGGCATTTACAGTACGCTTACACGCACTTGAAAGAGAACTGGTCACCGGCGCCCTGGAAAAAGGAACTAATGTATTTTATTATCGACTGGCTGTCGGATACAGAAACCATAACGGTGCAAACTTCGGGCAGCACCGGAACACCGAAGAAAATCAGGGTGGACAAAAAAGCCATGAAAGCCAGTGCCCGAATGACGCTGGATTTTTTTGATTTAAAACCCGGCGATAAAATACTGCTTTGCCTTCCTGTCCGGTACATTGCTGCCAAAATGATGGTCGTGCGGGCTTTTACCGGGCAACTGGATTTGTACTGCATTGAGCCGAAACTGTATCCTTACAGCGAATGGACTCCGGAATTGCATTTTGCCGCCATGACTCCCGCCCAGGCGGAAAAGCTGCTGGAAACAGAAGAGGGAACTGCTTTCTTAAACCGCATTGAAAAACTGTTACTGGGTGGCTCAGGACTTTCTCTTCTGCTGGAAGAAAAATTACAAACATTGCAAACAAAAGTGTGGCACAGTTACGGCATGACGGAAACACTGACGCACGTGGCATTGCGCAAAGTAAACGGGCCGGATAAAACCACCGGCTTTCAGCCGCTGCCGGGTGTTTCGCTCAGCCAAACTCCCAACGGCTGCCTGCAAATTACCGCTCCGCATATTGGCGTTTTCGATTTGGAAACCCACGATGTGGTCGAATTTCTGCCGGACGGCAGCTTCCGGATGCTCGGCAGAACCGACAACGTCATCAACAGCGGCGGAGTAAAACTGTTTCCGGAACAAATTGAACAAAAGCTGTCAACCCGGATTCAAAAACCGTTTTATATCGGGAAACAACCGGACCGTCTGCTTGGCGAACGTCCGGTGTTGTTTATCGAATCGGAACCCTGGCCGGAAAATTCAATTCTTCAACTGAAAAAGCAGATGCAGGAAATTCTGAAAAAGATTGAAATACCTGACAACATTGTTTTCAAAACGAAATTTGAAAGAACCGCATCCGGTAAAATTATCCGTTAG
- a CDS encoding ORF6N domain-containing protein yields the protein MKDKNKIVPVENIKSMIFSFRGLQVMIDRDLAELYGVGTKVLNQAVKRNIERFPNDFRFQLTDYEKHKLVTNCDRFRKLKHSSVNPYAFTEQGVAMLSTVLRSETAIRASIQIMRAFVELKKFISTNAAIFQRLENVEMKQIATDEKIERIFKALENNNLKPKQGIFYNGQIFDAYKFITELIKGAKKSIVLIDNYIDETVLTLFSKNQKVDVKIYTKNVTKQLKLDLEKYNAQYKSIEIKKFNQAHDRFLIIDNKEVYHFGASLKDLGKKWFGFSKFDMEAIELLTKLE from the coding sequence ATGAAAGATAAAAATAAAATAGTTCCCGTTGAAAATATCAAAAGTATGATATTTTCATTCCGCGGACTTCAGGTGATGATTGACAGAGATTTGGCCGAACTTTATGGTGTGGGAACGAAAGTGCTAAATCAGGCTGTAAAAAGAAACATTGAACGATTTCCTAATGATTTTCGATTTCAACTTACAGATTATGAAAAACATAAACTGGTCACAAATTGTGACCGGTTTAGAAAATTAAAACATTCATCCGTAAATCCATATGCTTTTACCGAACAAGGGGTTGCCATGTTATCTACTGTTTTAAGAAGTGAAACAGCAATAAGGGCCAGCATCCAAATAATGAGAGCTTTTGTCGAATTGAAAAAATTTATTTCTACGAATGCCGCAATATTCCAAAGGCTTGAAAATGTTGAAATGAAACAAATAGCAACGGACGAAAAAATAGAAAGAATATTTAAAGCTCTTGAGAACAACAACCTAAAGCCAAAACAAGGAATATTTTATAACGGGCAAATATTTGATGCATATAAATTTATAACCGAATTGATTAAAGGAGCAAAAAAATCAATCGTGTTAATTGATAATTATATTGATGAAACTGTATTGACATTGTTTAGTAAGAATCAAAAAGTAGATGTAAAGATTTACACGAAAAATGTTACTAAACAACTCAAACTGGATTTAGAAAAATACAATGCCCAATATAAATCAATAGAAATAAAAAAATTCAACCAGGCTCACGACAGATTTTTGATAATAGACAACAAAGAAGTTTATCATTTTGGGGCAAGTTTAAAAGATTTAGGGAAAAAATGGTTTGGGTTTTCAAAATTCGACATGGAAGCAATAGAGCTATTAACAAAATTAGAATGA
- a CDS encoding o-succinylbenzoate synthase — translation MLQLSYKKHVLQFKRPAGTSRGVLTQKTSYYLLVRDTENPEITGIGECSTIKGLSPDPWNRYEETLDAVCHGPEPPEYWLQAGLEDFPSIRFGLETALLDRQKGGRRILFPSEFTQGRKGITINGLIWMGDAGFMKQQIRKKLDAGFRCVKLKIGAIDFEKELELLKMIRLEHDEKELELRVDANGAFAPDEALEKLKRLSDFALHSIEQPIRQGQWEMMARLCETSPVPVALDEELIGLKTTEEMQKMMQTVRPQYLVLKPSLLGGFAKSRQWIAMAEQSGTGWWVTSALEGNIGLNAIAQWTFLLENPLPQGLGTGQLFTNNISSPLFIEGDQLKFAPENRWDLDFLEP, via the coding sequence ATGCTTCAGCTATCCTATAAAAAGCATGTTTTACAATTTAAGCGTCCGGCCGGCACTTCACGGGGAGTACTTACACAAAAAACCTCTTATTATCTGTTGGTTCGCGACACAGAAAATCCGGAGATTACCGGCATTGGCGAGTGCAGCACAATAAAAGGACTGAGTCCCGACCCGTGGAACCGTTACGAAGAAACACTGGATGCTGTTTGCCACGGTCCGGAACCACCGGAATACTGGCTGCAGGCGGGATTAGAAGATTTCCCTTCCATCCGTTTCGGACTGGAAACGGCTTTGCTCGACCGTCAAAAAGGAGGCCGGCGCATCTTATTCCCTTCTGAATTCACACAGGGCCGCAAAGGAATAACCATCAACGGACTGATTTGGATGGGCGATGCCGGTTTTATGAAACAACAAATCCGCAAAAAGCTGGATGCCGGTTTCCGGTGTGTTAAGCTGAAAATTGGGGCCATTGACTTTGAAAAAGAGCTGGAGCTGTTGAAAATGATTCGTCTCGAACATGATGAAAAAGAGCTGGAGCTGCGTGTGGACGCCAACGGCGCTTTTGCACCGGATGAAGCATTGGAAAAATTAAAAAGGCTGTCGGATTTTGCCCTTCATTCCATTGAGCAACCCATCCGGCAGGGACAATGGGAAATGATGGCGCGGTTGTGCGAAACATCACCCGTTCCCGTGGCGCTGGACGAAGAACTCATCGGGCTGAAAACCACAGAAGAGATGCAAAAGATGATGCAAACCGTTCGGCCACAGTATCTGGTTTTAAAACCTTCGCTGTTGGGTGGTTTTGCAAAAAGCCGGCAGTGGATAGCAATGGCGGAACAAAGCGGCACAGGCTGGTGGGTAACCTCGGCACTGGAAGGCAATATTGGGCTGAATGCCATTGCGCAGTGGACTTTCCTGCTGGAAAACCCGCTGCCACAGGGACTCGGCACCGGACAACTTTTTACCAATAACATCTCTTCACCACTGTTTATCGAAGGCGACCAGTTAAAATTTGCCCCGGAAAACCGATGGGACTTAGATTTCCTTGAACCATAA
- a CDS encoding proton-conducting transporter transmembrane domain-containing protein, with protein MKFLFVITLFLFALGAIFSPKTKLSYILGFLGAVSAFLIGCFALVRTQVLWNFHLLPSVELSLYIDHLSGIFIIIAAVSWMALALYSVDYSRLYSKKRLSTGFNLSLAGMLLILTAHDGITLLIGWEIMTIFAFLMMQGTGKHFERSYRFLAFGELSTICLVMGFAALYAFTGSLSFDALHKGSFFVLILLSLGFIIKMDIVPFHSWMRGIYGDIPDNTAALLSAPVTLMGVYGLERIMPLLPHNQLWDMIIILLGAFSAFWGGLQAAAADKIRLLPAYSTVENNGMILTAIGFYALAEGSGLPNLHYLATFALAASLILVISHTLSKTLMFMSVGHAKEAYNVHTIDEARGVWSGVGRIPALGIVISALSFSAFPPLIGYAGEWMILETLFQSYRFPGIAVAFFSALAGILIALAIGLIGFAMIKLIGYTALGYDHGRKSRPIPNRLMHIAEVALESLIVLGGIGLPLLILFIGFPHLLIGLLAVPAPLVLASGMPAFGVISPTFIGIIMLVLMIIPLWLFMKNKKKTRKVPSWNGGIELQESEFFSAPAYSQILEHILRGFYRTHETKSKTRSSIQVEDLLIRPTEAITRLVRKVGEKTASVLMNGKISAYVAYILLIFITVFIIGMMVK; from the coding sequence ATGAAATTTTTATTTGTCATCACATTATTTCTGTTTGCTCTCGGAGCCATCTTTTCCCCGAAAACCAAACTAAGCTATATTCTGGGATTTCTCGGGGCTGTAAGTGCGTTTTTAATCGGTTGTTTTGCGCTGGTTCGCACACAGGTATTGTGGAATTTTCACCTGTTGCCCTCTGTTGAACTTTCTTTGTATATCGATCATTTGTCGGGTATTTTTATCATCATCGCTGCTGTATCGTGGATGGCGCTGGCTTTATATTCTGTTGATTATTCCAGACTTTACTCAAAAAAAAGGCTCTCGACAGGGTTTAATTTGTCGCTGGCCGGCATGTTATTGATTTTGACGGCACACGATGGCATCACCCTGCTGATTGGCTGGGAAATCATGACAATCTTTGCTTTTTTAATGATGCAGGGAACCGGAAAACATTTCGAACGTTCGTACCGTTTTCTGGCTTTTGGCGAATTGTCCACCATTTGCCTGGTGATGGGGTTTGCCGCATTATATGCTTTTACGGGAAGTCTGTCGTTTGATGCTTTGCATAAAGGAAGTTTCTTTGTGCTGATACTGCTTTCACTCGGTTTTATCATAAAAATGGATATTGTGCCTTTCCACAGCTGGATGCGGGGTATTTACGGGGATATTCCGGATAACACGGCAGCCCTGCTCAGTGCTCCGGTAACACTCATGGGTGTGTATGGGCTGGAGAGAATTATGCCTCTGCTGCCGCACAACCAGCTATGGGATATGATTATTATTCTGCTGGGAGCTTTTTCTGCCTTTTGGGGCGGTTTGCAAGCAGCGGCGGCCGACAAAATACGGTTACTTCCCGCTTATTCAACGGTTGAAAATAACGGAATGATATTGACAGCCATCGGTTTTTATGCACTGGCGGAGGGTTCCGGTTTGCCAAACTTACATTATCTGGCCACTTTTGCCCTGGCAGCTTCGCTTATTCTTGTGATATCGCATACTTTATCCAAAACACTGATGTTTATGTCGGTAGGGCATGCCAAAGAAGCTTACAATGTACACACCATTGATGAGGCCAGGGGCGTTTGGAGCGGTGTGGGCCGAATTCCGGCTTTGGGCATTGTTATTTCGGCACTTTCTTTTAGTGCCTTTCCGCCATTGATTGGTTATGCCGGCGAATGGATGATCCTGGAAACGTTGTTTCAGTCGTATCGTTTTCCCGGTATTGCCGTGGCATTTTTTTCGGCACTGGCCGGCATACTCATTGCACTGGCCATCGGATTGATTGGCTTTGCCATGATAAAACTCATCGGTTATACCGCCCTGGGATATGATCATGGTCGCAAAAGCCGGCCCATTCCCAATCGGTTGATGCATATTGCCGAAGTAGCACTGGAATCACTTATTGTGCTGGGAGGAATCGGGTTGCCTTTGCTTATCCTGTTTATTGGTTTTCCGCACCTATTAATCGGGCTTCTCGCTGTTCCGGCTCCTTTGGTGCTGGCTTCGGGGATGCCTGCTTTCGGGGTCATTTCACCGACTTTTATTGGTATTATCATGCTGGTTTTGATGATAATTCCGTTGTGGTTGTTTATGAAAAACAAGAAAAAAACACGGAAAGTTCCCTCCTGGAATGGCGGAATTGAGCTGCAGGAAAGCGAATTTTTCAGTGCTCCCGCCTATTCACAAATTTTGGAACATATCCTGCGCGGATTTTACCGTACCCACGAAACAAAATCAAAAACACGCAGCAGTATTCAGGTGGAAGATCTTTTAATACGTCCCACAGAAGCCATTACCCGACTGGTCAGAAAAGTGGGCGAAAAAACAGCGTCGGTTTTGATGAACGGCAAAATCAGTGCTTACGTGGCTTACATCCTGCTTATTTTCATAACGGTTTTTATCATCGGAATGATGGTAAAATAA
- a CDS encoding NADH:ubiquinone oxidoreductase → MIRWWPLYGLKKKLTEQREYLSSVKLRLPTTTVFKRSLFVYIIDVGSSNALNFEISALEAPQYNMHRFGIYWTDSPRHADVLLILGHPVKAMINPLKETLSQLPQPFYTITIDDNPQRPGGVDYPALPNHIAAITGVPSPSQILGLFLDIAKTKRKQS, encoded by the coding sequence ATGATACGGTGGTGGCCTTTATACGGACTCAAAAAGAAACTGACAGAACAAAGGGAGTATCTCTCTTCCGTAAAATTACGTCTTCCGACAACAACTGTTTTTAAACGTTCGTTATTTGTGTACATTATTGATGTGGGCAGCAGCAATGCCTTGAATTTTGAAATCAGTGCTTTGGAAGCGCCGCAGTACAACATGCATCGTTTCGGTATTTACTGGACCGATTCGCCCCGGCATGCGGATGTGCTTTTAATACTGGGACATCCCGTAAAAGCCATGATAAATCCTTTAAAAGAAACACTGTCGCAACTTCCGCAACCTTTTTACACCATTACCATAGACGACAACCCTCAACGTCCGGGCGGTGTTGACTATCCGGCATTGCCGAATCACATAGCCGCCATAACCGGAGTGCCTTCCCCATCACAAATTTTAGGATTATTCCTGGATATAGCCAAAACAAAAAGAAAACAGTCATGA
- a CDS encoding NADH-quinone oxidoreductase subunit D-related protein, which translates to MKLLIGIIATHEGEKLFILDNGQPALVNVEKGDNPEETYRNYALLKQHPVKINDEPVHGPGVFKFRYGPVTSGIREAGSFHLYTYGEKILRATIDISWKQRGMEKAMEQQLPENALRMAENVCSNFALSHSVAFSRAVEMSLGITPSLLTKNWRTLFIESERIYNHLHLIYKLASAAAQKVLAAHVSALFEEALRLNERLTGSRYLMGINNIGRLNHTPDLSGIQEIANGYQQLADRFTKLYKHSLSNYNYLDRLHSAGIVTPALAEAWGLTGPSLRACGIKDCLNKTTEHLVSLPVITQNQGDALARMEVRAEELVNSCLYLVDHLRASDSWYDTEENKNQETNTEGTGYAVANSPSGALGYYVEVEKGEMKKVDIFTPSYPGMHAVSHVLEGLIFTDFPFVFDSFGVHFADAAC; encoded by the coding sequence ATGAAATTATTGATCGGGATTATAGCCACGCACGAAGGCGAAAAGCTTTTTATTCTGGACAACGGACAGCCAGCGCTGGTCAATGTGGAAAAAGGCGACAATCCGGAAGAAACCTATCGTAACTATGCCCTTTTAAAGCAGCATCCGGTTAAAATTAATGATGAGCCTGTACACGGACCCGGGGTATTCAAATTTCGTTATGGTCCGGTTACTTCAGGTATTCGGGAAGCCGGCAGTTTTCATTTATACACTTACGGCGAAAAGATTTTACGTGCAACCATTGATATTAGCTGGAAACAAAGAGGAATGGAAAAAGCCATGGAACAGCAATTGCCCGAAAATGCCCTGCGCATGGCCGAGAATGTGTGTAGCAATTTTGCCCTATCCCATTCCGTTGCTTTTAGCCGGGCGGTGGAAATGTCGCTGGGCATAACCCCTTCTCTTCTTACCAAAAACTGGCGTACCCTTTTTATCGAATCCGAACGCATTTATAATCATTTACATCTGATTTATAAACTGGCTTCGGCGGCTGCACAAAAAGTGCTGGCTGCTCATGTAAGTGCTCTTTTCGAAGAAGCACTTCGGCTGAATGAGCGCTTAACCGGTTCGCGTTATCTGATGGGAATTAACAACATCGGCCGGTTAAATCATACGCCTGACCTATCCGGCATTCAGGAAATTGCCAACGGTTATCAACAGCTGGCCGATCGTTTTACCAAATTATACAAACACAGTCTGTCTAATTACAATTATTTAGACCGTTTGCATTCGGCAGGAATTGTCACCCCCGCTTTGGCCGAAGCCTGGGGCTTAACCGGACCTTCTCTGCGGGCCTGCGGAATAAAAGACTGTTTAAACAAAACAACAGAACATCTGGTAAGCCTTCCTGTAATCACTCAAAATCAGGGAGATGCACTAGCCAGAATGGAAGTCAGAGCCGAAGAACTGGTAAACTCATGTCTGTATCTTGTGGACCATTTGCGTGCCAGCGATTCGTGGTATGATACTGAAGAAAACAAGAACCAGGAGACAAATACTGAAGGAACAGGTTATGCTGTGGCCAATTCGCCCAGCGGAGCTTTGGGCTATTATGTGGAAGTGGAAAAGGGGGAAATGAAAAAAGTTGACATTTTTACCCCGTCTTACCCGGGGATGCATGCGGTTTCGCATGTGTTGGAAGGATTAATCTTCACCGATTTTCCTTTTGTATTTGACTCTTTTGGCGTGCACTTTGCCGATGCAGCATGTTGA
- a CDS encoding proton-conducting transporter transmembrane domain-containing protein: MNQHIIYLLPIFFSLFGALLCILPFRYMDRTLSVIASVLTLSSAIYLLFQPSYINGYFYIDGLSKLLILTIAMVYISTVLYSLPYIKHLGNLLFQHRLYYFLLNVFVATMFFSVIMDNLGLIWVGIEATTVSSALLIATQNNQVTVESAWRYVIIVSTGLVISLIAITFIYGSAGTLSLHKLLLTHPDNRVFLIGILLGIVGFGTKAGIFPMHTWLPDVHGKAPAPVSAIFSGVLLPVALYAMARLIQIYPVGTVRLFTFILGTLTVITASLMMTVQTNYKRMFAYSSMENMGMILIGFSLGGYGLLGAVIIIVSHGLAKSGVFFLTGDVLSRYHTTEMRDVNSLMQRLPRAASSLFIGSMAVTGAPPFAIFVGELFIFSALIAQYGWLMALVIILFLAIAFIAVNFKTGKMIFSENEKIKREKPHLESWIAIVNLILSFLVILFIPYFELLLKNLL; the protein is encoded by the coding sequence ATGAATCAACATATTATTTATTTACTTCCGATATTTTTCAGCCTTTTCGGAGCTTTATTGTGTATTTTGCCCTTTCGTTATATGGACCGCACCCTGTCGGTTATTGCTTCGGTACTGACTTTGTCTTCGGCCATATATCTTCTGTTTCAGCCTTCTTATATCAACGGTTATTTTTATATCGACGGCCTATCCAAACTGTTAATACTGACGATTGCCATGGTGTATATCAGCACCGTCCTGTATTCGTTACCGTATATCAAGCATCTCGGGAACCTTCTGTTTCAGCATCGTTTGTATTATTTTTTGTTGAATGTTTTTGTGGCCACCATGTTTTTTTCCGTTATCATGGATAATCTGGGACTTATTTGGGTTGGCATAGAAGCCACCACCGTGAGCAGCGCTTTGCTGATTGCCACACAAAACAATCAGGTAACCGTAGAATCTGCATGGCGATATGTTATCATTGTATCCACCGGACTGGTTATTTCGCTTATTGCCATCACTTTTATTTACGGTTCGGCCGGCACACTCAGCCTGCACAAGTTACTGCTGACGCATCCGGACAACCGGGTTTTCCTGATTGGTATTTTGCTGGGCATTGTGGGATTTGGAACCAAAGCCGGAATATTTCCCATGCACACCTGGCTGCCTGACGTACACGGAAAAGCACCCGCTCCAGTAAGTGCTATTTTTTCGGGTGTACTGCTGCCGGTAGCCCTGTATGCCATGGCAAGGCTCATACAAATTTATCCTGTTGGCACCGTTCGTTTGTTTACATTCATCCTCGGCACACTTACGGTTATAACAGCCTCGCTGATGATGACGGTACAGACGAATTACAAACGGATGTTTGCCTATTCCAGCATGGAAAATATGGGAATGATTCTGATTGGATTTTCATTAGGAGGCTACGGGCTTCTCGGAGCCGTCATTATCATTGTTTCGCACGGACTGGCAAAATCGGGTGTCTTTTTCCTTACCGGAGATGTGTTGTCGCGTTATCATACCACTGAAATGCGGGATGTAAACAGCCTGATGCAACGACTGCCCCGTGCAGCTTCTTCCCTGTTTATCGGATCCATGGCTGTTACCGGCGCTCCGCCTTTTGCCATCTTCGTTGGCGAACTGTTTATTTTTTCGGCACTCATTGCACAATACGGATGGCTGATGGCCCTGGTGATCATTTTATTTTTGGCCATTGCTTTTATTGCTGTCAATTTTAAAACCGGCAAAATGATTTTTTCGGAAAACGAAAAAATTAAGCGGGAAAAACCACATTTGGAATCATGGATTGCCATTGTTAATCTGATTTTGTCTTTCCTGGTGATACTGTTTATTCCTTATTTCGAACTGTTGTTAAAAAATCTGTTGTAA
- a CDS encoding hydrogenase 4 membrane component (E)-like protein gives MNQVFEILGFLLIVLTLIMQWEINVQRIIFLFAASSFIIALFLVLLGLSRPQEEYMLFILAGLTIAVRGITIPVVMNKALHRLYEKPWRVREDKPMLGVGGSILLSLVLIAIGYFIYQNSLYSILKVRSGSVPFALFLQASLLIITHKHAYIQMIGFLVMENAVVMLSGWVFGGLPFIVEAGVILDLLGLVVVSSLIIRVRERTILQEGISSEAELRG, from the coding sequence ATGAATCAGGTATTTGAAATATTAGGATTTCTGCTCATCGTACTTACGCTTATCATGCAATGGGAGATCAATGTGCAGCGAATTATCTTTTTATTTGCGGCTTCGTCTTTCATCATCGCCCTGTTTTTGGTATTGCTGGGCCTGAGCCGGCCACAGGAAGAATACATGTTGTTTATTCTGGCGGGACTTACCATAGCGGTTCGGGGAATTACAATTCCCGTGGTTATGAACAAAGCATTACACCGGCTGTACGAAAAACCATGGCGAGTACGTGAAGACAAACCTATGCTGGGCGTGGGCGGTTCTATTCTGTTGTCGCTTGTATTGATTGCCATTGGATATTTTATTTATCAAAACAGTTTGTATTCCATATTAAAAGTCCGGTCGGGCTCGGTGCCTTTTGCTCTGTTTTTACAGGCTTCGCTGCTCATCATTACACATAAGCATGCTTACATACAAATGATTGGCTTTTTGGTGATGGAAAATGCCGTGGTGATGCTTTCGGGCTGGGTTTTTGGCGGATTACCTTTTATTGTGGAAGCCGGAGTGATATTAGATCTTTTGGGACTGGTAGTGGTTTCCAGTCTTATTATACGGGTAAGAGAGCGTACCATTCTTCAGGAAGGCATCTCTTCCGAAGCAGAATTACGCGGATAA
- a CDS encoding respiratory chain complex I subunit 1 family protein, translated as MVYLYSFLEIVYVIVAAPLIAGIQLSLEERIESKQGPSIFQPYYDLIKLFRKESLVPQISSPVFRLGPYVIVMFYAFLAMILPIITAFPLPFAPSADFIGGGLFFGAAAAIKKFSAIDSRSNYAHLGTSRSASLAVFTEPIMVLIFIMLGVISNTNNPFVINHVLRTSPQWYYSLVHGFVLAAFFMILIIETGQLPVESHTNGELGMIDQAMPFEYTGMDLAMYKLGSYMKTFILLSVFLNVYFIPFGVPTAHSGFLAIVVYMGIHLLKLLGMIVVFALLNTTVSKFRLYKNFDFLAVAFALAFLASLAYYIIK; from the coding sequence ATGGTGTATTTGTATAGTTTTCTGGAAATAGTTTACGTAATTGTTGCCGCTCCGCTGATTGCAGGGATTCAGTTATCGCTCGAGGAACGCATAGAATCCAAACAAGGTCCTTCAATTTTTCAGCCTTATTACGACCTGATTAAACTCTTCCGTAAAGAAAGTCTGGTGCCGCAGATTTCTTCGCCGGTTTTCCGGTTAGGGCCTTATGTCATTGTCATGTTTTATGCTTTTCTGGCAATGATTTTACCCATTATCACAGCCTTTCCTTTACCGTTTGCTCCGAGTGCCGACTTTATCGGGGGCGGACTGTTCTTTGGCGCTGCTGCAGCTATCAAGAAGTTTTCGGCTATCGACAGCCGAAGCAATTATGCGCACTTAGGAACATCGCGTTCGGCCAGTCTAGCTGTATTTACCGAACCCATCATGGTGCTTATATTCATCATGCTCGGGGTCATCTCCAACACCAACAATCCGTTTGTTATCAACCATGTACTCAGAACTTCGCCGCAATGGTATTACTCGTTGGTACACGGATTTGTGCTGGCGGCATTTTTTATGATTTTGATTATTGAAACGGGTCAGTTACCCGTTGAATCACATACCAATGGTGAATTGGGCATGATTGACCAGGCGATGCCTTTTGAATATACCGGAATGGATCTGGCTATGTATAAGTTAGGTTCTTACATGAAAACGTTTATTTTGCTCAGTGTGTTTTTGAATGTTTACTTCATTCCTTTTGGCGTTCCTACTGCCCATAGTGGTTTTTTGGCCATTGTGGTGTATATGGGCATTCATTTACTGAAACTGCTGGGAATGATTGTTGTTTTTGCACTGCTGAACACAACGGTTTCCAAATTCCGGTTATATAAGAATTTTGATTTTCTCGCTGTGGCTTTCGCATTGGCTTTTCTTGCAAGCCTGGCTTATTACATTATAAAATAG